Within bacterium, the genomic segment CACGGGCAGGGTCAGCGCTTCCACGGCACCGCCGATCCCGCCGCCGCGCGGGAGATCCTCCGGCCCTGCCTGCAGGCTGTCGGCCCGCCCGTCCACGCTGTTGCCCGGCTTGACGACGAGAGCCCCTGCGCCGCCCCCGGCGCCCAGGCCGCGCGCATGGACCTCGCGCACTCCGTAGACGCGCCGCGCCGGGGCGGGCGTCGACGACGGCGTCTCGCCTCCGCTCGCTGTGGGCATCGCCTCCGCGCCGGCAACCCGGCGCGGAGGCGAGCGCCGCGCCAAAGGCGCGGCCGCCTCGGCCCTGACCGGCTGCTCGCGCGGCAGACTGACGAGTCGAAAGCGCGGGACGGGCTGGGGGACCGGTGGCACGGGCGGCGCGGGCAAGGGCGCGGCGGCGCTCAGCAGAGCGCCGGCACTGAGCGAGGCCAGGACGCAGGCGGCGAGCAAGCGCTGGAAGCGCCGCTCGCTGCGCGGCAGCAGAGCCGGCGTCACCCGCGCATAGGTGGCCAGCAGTCGGCGCCGCCGCTCGCTTGGCCCGACGAGGCTCACGGCGCCTCCCGGCGGACGACGAGGGCGTAGTCGCGCACGCCGCTCTGCCCACAGGTCTGGAGGACGCGGCGCAGGAGCGCGAAGTCGAGCTCGCGGTCGCAGTGGATGTTGACGCGCGCCGGGGCGCCCCCCGGCGCGGCCGCCAGGGCTGCCGCCAGCGGGGCGATGAGGAGCGAGTCCCCGCTCCGCGCGGCCACGAGTCCGGTCACGCGGCGCCCCTCGAAGCGGATCTCGCTCGCGCTCAGGTCGATGGCCGCTGCCGGCGCCAGGCGTTCCGCGCTGCTGGACGCCGGCAGGCGCAGGTCGGCGGCCACGCCGGCCAGCTCCCCCTGCACCGAGAAGTTGACGAGGAGGAACACGACGAGGATCGTCATCATATCGACGAGCGAGGTGAGCGGCGGGCTCTCGCCGCCCGCCCCGCTGGCGGCGGACGCGCAGAGGGAGCCGGGGCGGAGGCGGGGCGGCGCGCCACGACCCCCGCTCATGGCGACGCCGGCTCGGTCGCGGGCCCGGCGCTCGCGTCGGCGGCCAGGCCGACCTCGTCGAAGCCCGCCGCGCGGCAGCAGTCGAGACAGGCGACCAGGGTGGCCGCGCGCACGGCGTCCCCGACCGCGAGGACGACCCGCGAGACCGCCGGCAGTTCCCTCCGGGCGTTGGCGAGCGCGGTCGCCAGAGCGCTGAAGTCGGCCGCTGCCTCCGGCGCCGGCAGTTCGGCGAGGCGCCGGTCGCCCTGCGCGAGGAGAATGCGCTCGGGCTCCAGCAGAACGGTGAAGGGCAGGACCTCGGCGCGCTGGGCCTGGCCGGTCGCCTCATCGCCGGGCAGACTCACGGTCTGCACCGCCAGGTGCGAGAAGGCCGCCATGCTGACGAGGAAGGGAATGAGGATCGTGAACATGTTCAGCACGGGAATCACGTTCAGAGCGGCGGCGCCCGCGACGGCAGTCGGCGTTTGGGCGCGCAGGCGGGACGTGACCAGGGGCACCGCGGCCTCCTCCTTCGCCGTGGCGCCGCCCTCGCGCGGGGCCGGCCTCGCTCGGCCCGGCCTCAGGCGGAGATGCGGCCGGCCACCACGCCCGTCGTCTCCGGGCGGTTCTCCAGGTAGTTGAGCAGGCGCAGCGCGCCGGCATCGAGGTCCTCGGCGCGCCGCGCCTGCACGCTCGCGAGCAGCGCGTGCAGACCCAGACAGGGAATCGCAATCAAGAGCCCGAAGGAGGTCGTGTTCATCGCCTCGGAGATGCCGGCGGCGAGAACCGCCGCCTTCTGGGCCGCGTCCGTGAGCGCGAGCGAGCGAAAGGCTCCCTGGAGACCGAAGATGGTGCCGAGCAGACCGGCGAGGGTGGCCAGGTTGGCGAAGGTCTGCAGGGTGCCGAGGCGTCGCGTCAGGCGGGGCACCTCGCGGATGGCCGCCTCGTCGACGGCCTGGCGGATCTCGCTCATGCTGCCGCCATCTCGATAGCGCTCGATGGCGGCGCCGAGGATCGCGTTCAGGGGCGCGCTGCGGCGGTCGGCAAGCCGCAGGGCGGTTTCCGGCTGGTCGGCGTTCAGCGCGCCGACGACGGCGGGCACCAGCAGGGCGGCGCGGTCGCGGCAGACCACGAAGTAGAAGTGCAGGCGCTCGCCGACCACGGCAACCGCGCCGCCGATGATGGCGAGGATGGGCCACATCATCGGTCCGCCGTCGGCGAAGTAGCGAGCGATACCGTCGATCATGGACCGTCCTTTCGACGCCGCGGGCGGGGTGAGCTTCACCCTGCTCGCCAAGCGCCCTGCGAGCGCACGCCGCTCCCTCGCTCCCGGATTGCGCGGTCACCGCGAAGGCTTCCGGCCGCTGCCGGACAGCGCATGCCGGGACCTTCTCCGCCAGTCGCCTGGCGGTGACGGGGCGCCCGGCGAGCGCCACGCGCCCCGCATTATCGCAGGCCAGCAGGCGATCGTCAATCGGGCTGCCGATCGCGGATTCCGCTTGCGGAAACCGGCACTAGTCGCCGGGCGGGCTCTGGCCGGGCGCCTGCTCGTCCTCGTTCAGGCGCTCGACGGCGATGATGCAGCGCGTCGAGAGTGCGGCGAGGGCGCCGAGGGCCGCCAGCACCGGCGCGAGGAGGCCGACGACGAGCCCAACCGTGAGGGGGATCTCGATGAGCGCCTTCCCCTCCTCGTTCTTGATCGTGATGCGGCGGACCTTGCCCGCCTGCAGGAGTTCCTTCACCTTGGCGACGAGCAGGCTCCCGTCGATCGCGAACTCCTCGGTGTGAACGCGCTTGCCACTCATGGTCGGCGCTCCTTTCGCTGCGGTGTGCCGATTGCCGCGCGCGGGCCCGGCCGCGCCGACGGGACGCCGGGCAACTGCCTGCCGGCCCTAGGCCGATTCGCCGGCCCGGTTCTGAGGCCGCCGGGCGAGCAGACTCGCCACCTGTCGGCCCGGCGCCGCCTCGCCCTCGGCCAGCGCGAGGATCTCCAGCGCGCCGGCGCAGCTCGCCGCGAGTTCCCCGGGTTCGAGCAGCCAGCGCGCCCGCCGCGGCCTGCCGCCCGGCGCGGTCTGCGCGCGCAGGAAGGTCTCCACGATGAGCAGCCCCCCCGGCGCGAGGGCCGCCGGCAGCCGCGGCAAGAGGCTGCGCTCGAAGTAGTCGATGAGCAGGATACCGTCCCAGCCGCCGGGCGCAAGGGCGCCGGGATCCCGGGCGTCGCCGACCCGCGCCGCCAGAGGCACGCCGTGGCGGCGCGCCAGCGCCTCCGCGCTCGCCACCGCTTCCGGCAGGCGATCGATGCCGCTGAGCGCGAAGCCCCGCCCGGCCAGCCAGACCGCGTTGCGTCCGCTGCCCATGCCGAGGTCCAGGACGCGCCCCGCCGGCCGCAGTCGCGCCGCCTGCGCGGCCAGCCAGGGATTGGGCCCCCAGAGCGGCGAGGGCGGATCCCGGACGAGAGCCGTCGCCGGCCAGCTCGCTGGCGGCTCCTCGGACCAGGCGAGGGGCCAGCGCCCGCTCGCGCCGAGGCGGGCGAGCCCGGCCGCCGCGAGCTCCCCGCCGACGAGGAAGAGCGGCGTGCCGGGCGGCGGCAGCTCCTGCTTGCGGCCGGCGAGTTCGGCGAGCGGCAGATTGCCGGCGCCCGGCAGGTGGCCGCGCGCAAACTCCGCCGCTCCGCGCAAGTCCAGGCAGGGCATTCGCTCGGCCGCCGCCAGCCAGTCGGCCACGCGCAGACGCCGCGGGCCGGCGGGCGGCGCGCCCCCCCTCACGGCGCCTCCCGCCGCTCTCGCGCCAGGCGCGCGGCGTCCCAGATCTCGATGCCGAGGGCCTGGGCCCTGGCGAGCTTGCTGCCCGGCTTCTCGCCCGCGAGCAGGAGCTGCGTGCGCGCGGAGACGCTGTCGGTCACCTTGGCCCCCTGGGCCTCGCACCAGGCCTTCAGCTCCGCTCGACTGGCGTCCACGAAACCGCCCGTGATCACGACGGTCCTGCCCGCCAGCCGGCCCGCGCCCGCCGCGGGCGCGGCTGTTTCGGGCTCGGAGTGCGCGAAGAAGCCGGCCGCCGCGAGCGCGTCCAGTTCGCGTGCCACGCTCTCCCGCCCGCAGAAGTCGACGACGGCCGCCGCAACGATCGGCCCCACGTCCGCCAGCTCCTGCAGAGCCTCAGGCGTGGCCGCCCGCAGGCGCGCGAGATCGGGGTAGTGTGCGGCCAGCGTGCGCGCGGTCTCGGCGCCCACGTGGCGAATGCCCAGCGCGTAGAGCTTGCGCCGCCAGGAGCGCGTCCGGGCGCGCGCGATCGCGGCGAGCAGGTTCGCCGCGCTCTTCTCGCCCATCCGCTCCAGGGCGGTGAGCTGCTCGGCGCGCAGGGCGAAGAGGTCGGCCAGCCGGCGCACCAGCCCCCGCTCGACGAGGATCTCCACCCACTGCCTGCCCAGGCCCTCGATGTCCAGGGCGCCCCGGGAGGCGAAGTGCTCGAGGCGGCGCCTGAGCTGCGCTGGGCAGGCCGGGTTTTCGCAGCGCACGGCGACCTCTTCCTCGGCGAAGGAGAGCGGCGCGCCGCAGGCCGGGCACTCGTCGGGGAAGACGAAGGGGCGCTGGCTGCCGTCGCGCGCCGCCTCCACGACGCCGACGATTTTCGGGATGATCTCGCCGCCCTTCTCGACCCAGACGCGGTCGCCCGCGCGCAGATCGCGGCGGCGGATCTCCTCGCGGTTGTGCAGGGTGGCGCGGCTGACCGTCGTCCCCGCGAGCAGCACGGGCTCCAGCTCGGCGACCGGGGTCACCGCTCCGGTGCGGCCCACCTGCAGGCGGATGGCGAGGAGGCGCGTCGCCGCCCGCTCGGCGGCGAACTTGTAGGCGATCCCCCAGCGAGGGCTCTTCGCCGTCGCGCCGAGGCGCTCCTGGAGCGCGAGGCTGTCCAGCTTGACGACGGCGCCGTCCGTCTCGTAGGGCAGCGCGCCCCGCTCGGCGTCCAGCGCCGCGACGGCAGCGAGCACTGCGGCCTCCCCCCGGCAGGCGCGCACCGGCAGGACGGGCAGGCCGAGAGCGGCCGCCCAGGCGAGGCGCTCCGTGTGCCGTCCCGGCAGACCCTCCCCGTGCAGCGCGTAGACGGCCAAGGAGAGGCCCCGCCGCGCGACCTCCCGGCTGTCGTGGAGCTTGAGCGAGCCGGCGGCCAGGTTGCGCGGGTTGGCGAAAGGCTCCTCGCCGGCCGCCTCCCGGGCGGCGTTGAGGGCCCGGAAGCGCTCCCGATCCAGGTAGGCCTCGCCCCGCACGGTGAGATCCAGCGGCTCCTGCAAGCGGGCCGGCAGGTTGAGGAAGCCGTAGACGTTCGCCGTGACGAGGTCGCCCTCGCGGCCGTCGCCCCGGGTGGCCGCTCGCGCGAGGCGCCCTGCGGCGTACTCCAGCGAGAGGGCGACGCCGTCCACCTTCGGCTCGACACTCCACTCGAGCGATGTATCGTCTTCTTCATCAAGTGCTTTGAGCGTTCGCTTGAAGAAGTCGTCGAGCTCGTCCCGACTGTAGGTGTTGGCGAGGCTCAGCATCGGCAGGGCATGGAGGTGCGGCGGGAAGGCCTCGTCGCGCCCCTCCCCGACGCGCTGCGTGGGGCTCTCGGGCACGGCGAGATCAGGATGGGCGGCCTCCAGCGCCGCCAGCTCGGCAAGGAGCGCGTCGTAGGCCTGGTCGGCGATGACCGGCGCCGCCGCCTGATAGTAGAGCGCGTCGTGCCGGCGGATCTCGGCGACCAGGTCGCGCCAGCGGGCAGCGGCGCGCGCGGGCACTTTGGGCATGCGCTGCTCCCTCGCGGGGGTCAGAAGCCGGTGTTGAGCGACAGGTGGACGCGCAGGTCGCCCAGCCGCTTGCTCTCACCGAGGGCGAGGGCCAGGGCGAGCTGGCCGCGCGGCCCCGGGGCGAGCAGGCCGAGCCCGGTCCCCCAGCCGCGGAAGCTGAGCGTCGACCCGGCCGGGCGGCGCCAGCGCCCCCAACCATAGTCGAGGAACGCGAAGACCTCAAGGGGATCGCCCAGGGCCAGCTCGCCGCTGAGGCAGGCGACGCCATCGCCCCGGAAGTGCTCCTCATCGTAGCCGCGCAGGCTCGTCGCGCCGCCCAGCGGCGCCAGCTCGGCCGCGTTGAAGCCGCCGCGCGCCGTGTGGAGCAGGCTGCCGCTCCCGCGCAAGCGCAGCCGCCAGCGCGCTGCCGGCGACCAGCCGTACTGCCCGTTTCCGCTCAGCGCGAACTGCCGTGAAGACGGCGCTTCGCCGGCGAGCTGCGAGCGCTTGAGCAGCAGATCGCCGATCAGGCGCAGGCGGCGCTGCTCGGCGACGCCCAGCGCGCCCCCCACGCTCCGCCAGGCGAGGCCGAAGCGATGCCGGCGGCGGCTGGCGCTCGCGTCATCCGCGCTGCCGGCACCCAGGCCGAAGAGACTGCGCTCGTAGCCGATGCCCGCGATGCCCTCCCAGCCCGCCGGCAGGGGCAGTCGCAAGTCGAGCTGCACGGCGAGTTGGAGGAAGGTGGAGTCCTGCTTGGCGCGGTTCAGGGCGAGATCGACGGCGAGGTCGCTGCCCAGAACCCGCGGCGCGGAGAGCAGCAGGTCCACGCGGCTCCGCTCGCGACCCTGCCAATCGCCGCCGAGTTGCCAGTGGTGGCCGCGGCCGAAGGGACTGAAGATGTCGACGTCCAGCGCGCCGCTGGTCGCGCCGCCGCCGCCGCCGATCAGAGCGGTGACGCGATTCGGCCGCGGCCGCTCCTCCACGCGGTAGAGCACGCCGACCCGCCCTGCCACGGGGTCCCAGCCGAGCTCGGGTTCCGCCACGCGGAGAAACCAGCCGCTGGCGACGAGGCGCTCGCGGCCGCGCCGGGCGAGCGCGCGGCCAAGCGGGCCCTCGCGCGGCAGATCCGCGACTTCTGCGAGGAATGCGCCGTCCAGACGGCGGCCGCCCGTCACGCGGAGCTCGCCGAGCGGTCCGCTGGGTCCGGGCGTGAGCAGGGCCGAGACGGCGAGCGTATCGCCCCCGGCGGCAGCCGGCTCCAGCCAGAGCTGGGCGAAGGGATAGCCGGCGGCGTCCAGAGCCGCCAGCCAGTCGGCGCCGGCGGCGAGCAGCGCGCCGGGACCGGCTGCCGCACTGCCCGCCTGCCAGGGGCGCCCGGCCGCGGGACCCTCGACAGCGGCCAGTCGCAGCGGCAGCGGCCGCGCGCCGGCGAGGACGATCTCGCCGCCGCGCAGCCAGAGGCTATCGGCCTGCCAGCCCGCGACCTCCAGCGCCAGTGCTGCGCGCACGAGGCGCTGGCCCACCGGCGCCGGCGCGCGGCCGATCCCTGCCAGATCGCGCGCGAGGCCGGCGGGCAGCGCGCTGTCGCCTGCCGCCGCAGCCCGCGCCGCGAGGGGACGGGCACCCGCGAGCGTCAGAGCGAGACAGAGCGCGATGGCGCTAGAAGTATGCACGGCTCTCCAATCGCAGGCGCTGCCGGCGCGGCTCACCGGCTTCCTCGCGCCGCTCGACGTGCGCGCTGAGCGTCAGATTCGCGCCGGCCTGCGCCGTCGCCTCCAGGCGGAGAACGCGCGTCCAGCCCGGCGCCGCGAAGAACCAGGGGCGCCCGGCCTGCGGATCGCCCTCGCCATAGCTGCTGTGGCTGAAGGCCCAACGCAGCTCCAGGCGCAAACTCGCGATGGGCCGCAAGCTGAGCCCGGGCTCCAGCGAGAGGGCGCGCCGGGCGAGGCCGCGCAGGGCATCGCGCTGCCAGAGCGCTTCGCCCTCGACCTGGGCGCTCAAGCG encodes:
- a CDS encoding TonB family protein translates to MSLVGPSERRRRLLATYARVTPALLPRSERRFQRLLAACVLASLSAGALLSAAAPLPAPPVPPVPQPVPRFRLVSLPREQPVRAEAAAPLARRSPPRRVAGAEAMPTASGGETPSSTPAPARRVYGVREVHARGLGAGGGAGALVVKPGNSVDGRADSLQAGPEDLPRGGGIGGAVEALTLPVPLQLVKPRYSEAMLAARARGAVRLRLLVDTAGAVADLEVLADIGYDSAALAAAAARQFRFAPARRGGVALSQWIEYTIRFTLEDE
- a CDS encoding methyltransferase domain-containing protein, coding for MRGGAPPAGPRRLRVADWLAAAERMPCLDLRGAAEFARGHLPGAGNLPLAELAGRKQELPPPGTPLFLVGGELAAAGLARLGASGRWPLAWSEEPPASWPATALVRDPPSPLWGPNPWLAAQAARLRPAGRVLDLGMGSGRNAVWLAGRGFALSGIDRLPEAVASAEALARRHGVPLAARVGDARDPGALAPGGWDGILLIDYFERSLLPRLPAALAPGGLLIVETFLRAQTAPGGRPRRARWLLEPGELAASCAGALEILALAEGEAAPGRQVASLLARRPQNRAGESA
- a CDS encoding DUF4342 domain-containing protein, giving the protein MSGKRVHTEEFAIDGSLLVAKVKELLQAGKVRRITIKNEEGKALIEIPLTVGLVVGLLAPVLAALGALAALSTRCIIAVERLNEDEQAPGQSPPGD
- a CDS encoding MotA/TolQ/ExbB proton channel family protein, with translation MIDGIARYFADGGPMMWPILAIIGGAVAVVGERLHFYFVVCRDRAALLVPAVVGALNADQPETALRLADRRSAPLNAILGAAIERYRDGGSMSEIRQAVDEAAIREVPRLTRRLGTLQTFANLATLAGLLGTIFGLQGAFRSLALTDAAQKAAVLAAGISEAMNTTSFGLLIAIPCLGLHALLASVQARRAEDLDAGALRLLNYLENRPETTGVVAGRISA
- the ligA gene encoding NAD-dependent DNA ligase LigA — translated: MPKVPARAAARWRDLVAEIRRHDALYYQAAAPVIADQAYDALLAELAALEAAHPDLAVPESPTQRVGEGRDEAFPPHLHALPMLSLANTYSRDELDDFFKRTLKALDEEDDTSLEWSVEPKVDGVALSLEYAAGRLARAATRGDGREGDLVTANVYGFLNLPARLQEPLDLTVRGEAYLDRERFRALNAAREAAGEEPFANPRNLAAGSLKLHDSREVARRGLSLAVYALHGEGLPGRHTERLAWAAALGLPVLPVRACRGEAAVLAAVAALDAERGALPYETDGAVVKLDSLALQERLGATAKSPRWGIAYKFAAERAATRLLAIRLQVGRTGAVTPVAELEPVLLAGTTVSRATLHNREEIRRRDLRAGDRVWVEKGGEIIPKIVGVVEAARDGSQRPFVFPDECPACGAPLSFAEEEVAVRCENPACPAQLRRRLEHFASRGALDIEGLGRQWVEILVERGLVRRLADLFALRAEQLTALERMGEKSAANLLAAIARARTRSWRRKLYALGIRHVGAETARTLAAHYPDLARLRAATPEALQELADVGPIVAAAVVDFCGRESVARELDALAAAGFFAHSEPETAAPAAGAGRLAGRTVVITGGFVDASRAELKAWCEAQGAKVTDSVSARTQLLLAGEKPGSKLARAQALGIEIWDAARLARERREAP